CAGCATCTTCGGAACCTTCCCCTCACTGATCTGATCGTAAATCGAATTCGCAATCTCGTATAATCTGTCTAAGGCTTCCCCATGCCTCTCACTACTCGTCACTTAACACCTCCCCCTCTTCATCGTAATCAATCTCTTCTTCCTCTTCCTGTTCGGTCCCGCTCTCAGCACATACATCGATCTCTTCGATCTTCATGTCCTCAAGATCCCAGTCGCCTGGCAAAGGATCGGCCCCAATGACAAGAACCGGATTGATACCGCTCACATAGATCTCATTCTCATCATAACTATCGGCATCCAGTCCAACCAGTTCGAACGAGATCTCAACCTGATCAGTTGACGGTATGCGGTCGAGCTTCCAGGTCAATTTGCTGTTTTCTCTAATCTCGGACGGTTTGGGCAGGATGCTGTTCGTATCCAACGACTCAGCGGGAACGACAACGTGGAGAAGCAGACTCTGTGTTTTCGGTGTGTAGTTATAGACAGTAATCTTCACCCTATGTCGGTTGTTTTCATAAGTCACGGAGTCTTCTATCCAGACAACATTCATAATTTTAGTAATCGTTCCTTTCAATGACGGCACTTCTTTTCCAACGATTTTCGAACATTTCTCGGCAATCAGCGGGAGAATCTCCTGGACGATCTCAAATTTGGCGCGCGTCTTCCCCTTCATTTCTTTCTTATGCAGGTGAGTCTTCAGTTTCCTTGCACAGGCTTTTAATGCAAGTTGAATTTCTTCGAGAAATTCCGGAATATTCGCAATCGCTTCCTTTGCTTCAGAGGTGAATGGAATTTTTGTGGATGCGACGTGAACAAGGATGATGGCTGGTCCGTATGGAATACCTTCGCCTCCCCGTTGTTCAAAACCGTATCTTCTCCAGTCCATCGTCTCGATGGCCTTTGTGATTACACACGCGCCCTGCTGGTAAAGAAGCGGAACTCTATTTGCGAACCTCAAAATTGTGACCGGTTGATCACATGGTAAATTCCCACCGTAAACGATTCCTGCCTCAACGACAAAGGGATTCCCAGAGTAAACTCGAGGCTGTCTAGTCACTGGCGGAGCGTAGAATTCCGGTTTATACTCCTCGAGAACATTTTTGAGTCCTTTTCGAATCAGAGTTTCACCGATTGGAGAAAGGCAGTCTGTCGGAGGAGATTGAATTCGCACTTGGGACATCGCATCAAGAAGCTGTTTGTACTGCTCGAGCGTCAGTTCCTGGGGTTTTGAATCCCCACTCAACCACGCCTTCTCACAGATCTCCTTCGCAACACGATCACTTATCCTGTTGAACTCATTCTTCAGGAAACCGAGGAGCTTAGTTTCCTTCGTCGATTTTGCCATGTTGATGAGCATACCCAATTCAATACCATATGGATGCGGTCGAATTTCACGCGTTGGCGGTGGGAGCTTGTCGGTCGCCCTTTGAAAAATATATTTTTT
This region of Methanomassiliicoccales archaeon genomic DNA includes:
- a CDS encoding DNA topoisomerase VI subunit B, whose translation is MASIAEQLAKKQREISVSEFFERNRQILGFDSPTKSLLMAVKEAVDNSLDACEEASILPEIIVDIRRTGQNEFKITVEDNGPGIVPKVIPNVFGKLLYGSRFHSLRQARGQQGIGISAAVLYSQMTTGRPAIITSKTEKDEPAAKMEIKINTRKNEPDVLSREFIIWDEKEHGTRIEMWLEGRYVSGKQSVLEYLRQTAIVNPHATIIFNDPDGKKYIFQRATDKLPPPTREIRPHPYGIELGMLINMAKSTKETKLLGFLKNEFNRISDRVAKEICEKAWLSGDSKPQELTLEQYKQLLDAMSQVRIQSPPTDCLSPIGETLIRKGLKNVLEEYKPEFYAPPVTRQPRVYSGNPFVVEAGIVYGGNLPCDQPVTILRFANRVPLLYQQGACVITKAIETMDWRRYGFEQRGGEGIPYGPAIILVHVASTKIPFTSEAKEAIANIPEFLEEIQLALKACARKLKTHLHKKEMKGKTRAKFEIVQEILPLIAEKCSKIVGKEVPSLKGTITKIMNVVWIEDSVTYENNRHRVKITVYNYTPKTQSLLLHVVVPAESLDTNSILPKPSEIRENSKLTWKLDRIPSTDQVEISFELVGLDADSYDENEIYVSGINPVLVIGADPLPGDWDLEDMKIEEIDVCAESGTEQEEEEEIDYDEEGEVLSDE